Proteins encoded by one window of Streptomyces sp. LX-29:
- a CDS encoding haloacid dehalogenase-like hydrolase has protein sequence MAAHPFTVGFDLDMTLVDSRPGIKAAYLELTARTGVTIDAELAITRLGPPLEQELAHWFPAERVDEVADLYRALYPRHAIAPSLAMPGAREAVAAVRRLGGRAIVVTAKHEPNAKLHLSHLGIEADAVIGWLWAEAKAEALREHGASVYVGDHTGDVRGARTAGAHSVAVSTGPCEADELRAAGADVVLPDLTAFPAWLERYAEGPEAVAGSVAPEDRAAATDLA, from the coding sequence ATGGCTGCGCACCCGTTCACGGTCGGTTTCGACCTCGATATGACGCTCGTCGACTCGCGCCCCGGCATCAAGGCCGCCTATCTGGAGCTGACCGCCCGCACCGGTGTCACCATCGACGCCGAGCTCGCGATCACCCGGCTCGGTCCGCCGCTGGAGCAGGAGCTGGCCCACTGGTTCCCCGCCGAGCGCGTCGACGAGGTGGCCGATCTCTACCGGGCGCTCTACCCGCGGCACGCGATAGCCCCCAGCCTCGCGATGCCCGGCGCCCGGGAGGCCGTCGCCGCCGTGCGGCGGCTGGGTGGGCGGGCCATCGTGGTGACCGCCAAGCACGAGCCCAACGCCAAGCTGCACCTGAGCCATCTGGGCATCGAGGCGGACGCCGTCATCGGCTGGCTGTGGGCGGAGGCCAAGGCGGAGGCGCTGCGCGAGCACGGCGCCAGTGTGTACGTGGGCGACCACACCGGGGACGTGCGCGGAGCCCGCACCGCCGGGGCGCACTCGGTCGCCGTGTCCACCGGGCCCTGCGAGGCGGACGAGTTGCGAGCGGCGGGCGCCGATGTGGTGCTGCCCGACCTGACCGCGTTCCCGGCGTGGCTGGAACGCTACGCGGAGGGCCCCGAGGCCGTCGCCGGCTCCGTCGCCCCGGAGGACCGCGCCGCAGCCACCGACCTGGCCTGA
- a CDS encoding cold-shock protein, whose translation MPTGKVKWFNSEKGFGFLSRDDGGDVFVHSSVLPAGVDSLKPGQRVEFGVVAGQRGDQALSVNVLDPAPSVAAAQRRKPDELASIVQDLTTLLENVTQQLERGRYPDKAHGSKIAGMLRAVADQLDV comes from the coding sequence GTGCCTACCGGCAAGGTCAAGTGGTTCAACAGCGAGAAGGGCTTCGGCTTTCTCTCCCGTGACGACGGCGGTGACGTCTTCGTGCACTCCTCAGTGCTCCCGGCAGGCGTCGACTCGCTGAAGCCAGGCCAGCGCGTCGAGTTCGGTGTGGTCGCCGGGCAGCGCGGCGACCAGGCGCTGAGTGTGAACGTTCTCGACCCGGCCCCCTCCGTCGCGGCCGCCCAGCGACGCAAGCCGGACGAGCTGGCCTCGATCGTGCAGGACCTGACCACGCTGCTGGAGAACGTCACCCAGCAGCTGGAGCGCGGCCGGTACCCGGACAAGGCCCACGGCTCCAAGATCGCGGGCATGCTGCGCGCGGTCGCCGACCAGCTGGACGTCTGA
- a CDS encoding 1,4-dihydroxy-6-naphthoate synthase produces MTESLKIAYSPCPNDTFVFHAWAHGKVPGAPALDVTFADIDITNGMAERGEYDVLKVSYAVLPWVLDEYALLPCGGALGRGCGPLVLTREPGVELTGKTVAVPSERSTAYLLFRLWAADTLSDGVTNVVVLPFHEIMPAVRDGKVDAGLVIHEARFTYRDYGLHCLADMGQHWESTTGLPIPLGAIIAKRSLGSERLRALAEAARTSVRMAWDDPEASRAYVLSHAQEMDPAVADQHIGLYVNEFTADLGESGYAAVRGLLTRAAAEGLVPPLGRDALGFV; encoded by the coding sequence ATGACTGAGTCGCTGAAGATCGCTTACTCGCCCTGTCCCAACGACACCTTCGTCTTCCACGCGTGGGCGCACGGCAAGGTGCCCGGGGCCCCCGCCCTCGATGTCACCTTCGCCGACATCGACATCACCAACGGGATGGCGGAGCGCGGCGAGTACGACGTCCTGAAGGTGTCGTACGCGGTGCTGCCCTGGGTGCTGGACGAGTACGCACTGCTGCCGTGCGGCGGGGCGCTGGGACGCGGCTGCGGGCCGCTGGTGCTGACCCGCGAGCCGGGCGTCGAACTCACCGGCAAGACGGTCGCGGTGCCCAGCGAGCGCTCGACGGCGTATCTGCTGTTCCGGCTGTGGGCCGCGGACACCCTCTCGGACGGCGTGACGAACGTGGTGGTGCTGCCGTTCCACGAGATCATGCCCGCCGTACGGGACGGGAAGGTGGACGCCGGGCTGGTGATCCACGAGGCCCGCTTCACCTACCGGGACTACGGGCTGCACTGCCTGGCCGACATGGGCCAGCACTGGGAGTCCACCACCGGGCTGCCGATCCCGCTCGGCGCGATCATCGCCAAGCGTTCGCTGGGCTCGGAGCGGCTGCGCGCGCTGGCGGAGGCGGCCCGCACCTCGGTGCGCATGGCCTGGGACGACCCCGAAGCCTCGCGCGCGTATGTGCTCTCACACGCGCAGGAGATGGACCCGGCCGTCGCCGACCAGCACATCGGTCTGTACGTGAACGAGTTCACCGCGGACCTCGGCGAGTCCGGGTACGCCGCGGTGCGCGGGCTGCTGACGCGTGCGGCGGCCGAGGGGCTGGTGCCGCCCCTCGGCCGGGATGCGCTCGGTTTCGTCTGA
- a CDS encoding futalosine hydrolase: protein MALQPQAGVLTDGRILVVTAVAAERDAVVRGVGASACRVDASPTGGPSLPDAGGTGRGFVVIEGGVGPAAAAAATATALASAAARGTGYALVVSAGIGGGFPVAPVGSLVVADTIVAADLGAETPGGFASVAELGFGTVTHRPPPALAAAAAEATGAARGSVLTVSTVTGSAERAAALLARHPDAAAEAMEGFGVAEAAAAHGLPVLEVRAVSNAVGPRDRAAWRIGAALDALATAFGRLVPVVEGWKEPGRHGETDD, encoded by the coding sequence GTGGCACTTCAACCTCAAGCAGGAGTCCTGACGGACGGCCGGATCCTCGTCGTCACCGCGGTAGCCGCCGAGCGGGATGCCGTGGTGCGCGGCGTGGGCGCGAGCGCGTGCCGCGTCGACGCCTCGCCGACCGGCGGCCCGAGCCTCCCGGACGCCGGGGGCACGGGCCGGGGCTTCGTGGTGATCGAAGGCGGGGTCGGCCCCGCGGCCGCGGCCGCCGCCACCGCCACCGCGCTGGCCTCCGCGGCCGCCCGCGGCACCGGCTACGCCCTGGTCGTCTCCGCCGGCATCGGCGGCGGCTTTCCGGTCGCCCCGGTGGGTTCACTGGTGGTCGCCGACACGATCGTCGCCGCAGATCTGGGGGCCGAGACCCCCGGCGGCTTCGCCTCCGTCGCGGAGCTGGGCTTCGGCACCGTGACCCACCGCCCGCCGCCCGCGCTGGCGGCGGCCGCCGCCGAGGCGACCGGCGCGGCGCGCGGGAGCGTGCTCACCGTCTCCACCGTCACCGGCAGCGCCGAGCGGGCGGCCGCGCTGCTGGCGCGCCACCCGGACGCGGCGGCCGAGGCGATGGAGGGGTTCGGGGTGGCCGAGGCGGCCGCCGCGCACGGGCTGCCGGTGCTGGAAGTGCGGGCGGTGTCCAACGCGGTGGGGCCGCGGGACCGCGCGGCATGGCGGATCGGAGCGGCGCTGGACGCGTTGGCCACCGCGTTCGGCAGACTCGTTCCCGTGGTCGAGGGCTGGAAAGAGCCGGGGAGGCACGGAGAGACCGATGACTGA
- a CDS encoding MFS transporter, which translates to MIRHPFAFTGRSIRRATHAHGAGESGLGKLIELHAVNSAGDMMITIALASTVFFSVPTDQARGRVALYLAITMAPFALLAPIIGPLLDRLPHGRRAAMAGSMLTRALLALTMAGAVAGGGLELYPAALGVLVASKAYGVVRSAVVPRLLPPRFSLVKANSRVTLAGLLATGIAAPLGAGLHQIGPGWPLYGAFVVFAAGAFLSFTLPHKVDSAKGEARAQLTSGEHHLHLPHAMHRAGTGKATSSTEKARRPGLRTVGPSVLHALQACASVKCLSGFLTLFLAFLLREHPMGGLSPEMSLGIVAVAAGGGNALGTAIGAWLKSRGPERIIAVVLSTALGVLVASAALYSTVLVAVVAATAGISQALVKLSLDALIQRDVPETVRTSAFSRSETTLQLSWVVGGAVGIALPLNGVLGMSVAAGVIALGTATTVRGLLAAGRRGTPHPRVA; encoded by the coding sequence GTGATCCGGCATCCGTTCGCGTTCACGGGCCGCTCCATCCGGCGCGCCACCCACGCCCACGGCGCGGGTGAATCCGGCCTGGGCAAGCTGATCGAGCTGCACGCGGTGAACTCCGCGGGCGACATGATGATCACCATCGCGCTGGCGTCCACGGTCTTCTTCTCGGTCCCCACCGACCAGGCTCGCGGCCGGGTGGCCCTCTATCTGGCCATCACGATGGCCCCCTTCGCCCTGCTCGCGCCGATCATCGGCCCGCTGCTGGACCGGCTGCCGCACGGCCGTCGGGCGGCGATGGCCGGCTCGATGCTGACCCGGGCGCTGCTGGCGCTGACGATGGCGGGGGCGGTGGCCGGCGGGGGGCTGGAGCTGTATCCGGCGGCGCTGGGCGTGCTGGTGGCCTCCAAGGCGTACGGGGTCGTGCGCTCCGCCGTGGTGCCGCGCCTGTTGCCGCCGCGCTTCTCGCTGGTGAAGGCGAACTCACGGGTGACCCTGGCCGGGCTGCTGGCCACCGGCATCGCCGCCCCGCTGGGCGCCGGGCTGCACCAGATCGGCCCGGGCTGGCCGCTGTACGGGGCGTTCGTGGTGTTCGCGGCGGGGGCCTTTCTGTCGTTCACGCTGCCGCACAAGGTCGACTCGGCCAAGGGTGAGGCCCGCGCCCAGCTGACCTCCGGCGAACACCATCTGCACCTGCCGCACGCGATGCACCGGGCCGGCACCGGCAAGGCCACCAGCAGCACCGAGAAGGCCAGGCGGCCGGGGCTGCGCACGGTCGGCCCCTCGGTGCTGCACGCGCTCCAGGCGTGCGCCTCGGTGAAATGCCTCTCCGGCTTCCTCACCCTCTTCCTGGCCTTCCTGCTCCGCGAGCACCCGATGGGCGGGCTGAGCCCGGAGATGTCGCTGGGCATCGTGGCGGTGGCGGCGGGCGGCGGCAACGCCCTGGGCACGGCGATCGGAGCATGGCTGAAATCGCGCGGTCCGGAGCGGATCATCGCCGTCGTCCTCAGCACGGCGCTGGGCGTTCTGGTGGCGTCCGCCGCGCTGTACTCCACGGTGCTGGTGGCCGTGGTCGCGGCGACCGCCGGCATCTCCCAGGCGCTGGTGAAGCTGTCGCTGGACGCGCTGATCCAGCGGGACGTGCCGGAAACGGTGCGCACCTCGGCGTTCTCCCGTTCCGAGACCACCCTGCAGCTGTCCTGGGTGGTGGGCGGAGCCGTCGGCATCGCGCTGCCGCTCAACGGCGTGCTCGGGATGTCGGTCGCCGCGGGGGTGATCGCGCTGGGCACGGCGACGACCGTACGGGGGCTGCTGGCGGCCGGTCGGCGCGGCACGCCGCACCCCCGCGTGGCGTGA
- a CDS encoding DUF3027 domain-containing protein, producing the protein MRSRTPDRLCAEAVELAREAAQQAALPGEVGEHVGVVADGDRVVTHLFECREPGYRGWRWAVTVARASRAKAVTLDETVLLPGDDALLAPEWVPWSERLRPGDLGPGDLLPTQADDLRLEPGFTGEDVPPPNAVVSEEMEQLAAVEDAEVTAGSPATQPTTPARGSIAALAEELGMRRARVLSRYGLHTAADRWDESYGAKTPMAQAAPASCMTCGFLVPLAGSLRQAFGVCANEFSPADGRVVSLTYGCGGHSEAAVMPKPPQPAQPVIDETIVEPMPLHPDRTGGSVEPEAPQEELGHS; encoded by the coding sequence ATGCGAAGCCGTACCCCGGACCGTCTGTGCGCCGAGGCAGTCGAACTCGCCCGCGAGGCGGCGCAGCAGGCGGCGCTCCCCGGAGAGGTGGGCGAGCACGTCGGCGTCGTCGCCGACGGAGACCGTGTCGTCACGCACCTCTTCGAGTGCAGGGAGCCCGGTTACCGCGGCTGGCGCTGGGCCGTGACCGTTGCCCGCGCCTCCCGCGCGAAGGCCGTCACCCTCGACGAGACCGTGCTGCTCCCCGGCGACGACGCGCTGCTGGCGCCCGAGTGGGTGCCGTGGAGCGAGCGGCTGCGCCCCGGCGACCTCGGCCCCGGTGACCTGCTGCCCACCCAGGCCGACGACCTGCGCCTGGAGCCCGGCTTCACCGGCGAGGACGTCCCGCCGCCGAACGCGGTGGTCTCCGAGGAGATGGAGCAGCTCGCGGCGGTCGAGGACGCCGAGGTCACCGCCGGCTCGCCCGCCACCCAGCCCACCACCCCGGCCCGCGGCAGCATCGCCGCCCTGGCCGAGGAGCTCGGCATGCGCCGCGCCCGGGTGCTCTCCCGCTACGGCCTGCACACCGCCGCCGACCGCTGGGACGAGTCCTACGGCGCCAAGACCCCCATGGCCCAGGCCGCCCCCGCGTCCTGCATGACCTGCGGTTTCCTGGTGCCCCTGGCCGGCTCCCTGCGCCAGGCGTTCGGCGTGTGCGCCAACGAGTTCAGCCCCGCCGACGGCCGGGTCGTCTCCCTCACCTACGGCTGCGGCGGCCACTCCGAGGCCGCCGTCATGCCCAAGCCGCCGCAGCCCGCGCAGCCCGTCATCGACGAGACGATCGTCGAGCCGATGCCGCTGCACCCCGACCGCACCGGCGGCTCCGTGGAGCCGGAGGCTCCGCAGGAGGAGCTGGGCCACTCCTGA
- a CDS encoding molecular chaperone Hsp90, with the protein MVRGAAEDADPFGTARLRRGVLDAWSASPARFREDANAEEDLALGGYRDRLVVELAQNASDAAARAGVPGRLRLTLHPATGDDPAVLAAANTGAPLDAAGVESLATLRASAKRDDAAADLAVGRFGVGFAAVLAVSDEPAVVGRTGGVRWSLAEARELARGAAEASSGLADELRRREDHVPLLRLPLPAEGTAPESYDTVVVLPLRDAAAEDLTQRLLAAVDDALLLTLPGLTEVVVATPQSVRTLRRRQDGPYAVVEDETVPAAAAGAAASTAVRRWRTERAGGRLEQELLADRPVEERLRPVWSVTWAVPVDAAGEPVRPETAPVVHAPTPTDEALGVPALLIASFPLEPTRRHAAPGPLTDFLLARAGEAYAGLLREWHPVSTGTLDLVPGPLGKGELDGRLRQEILRHLPHVPFLPSAAAPAVGGDETGRELWPESGDAWTTGPAEPATAPPAPEAPGLSGGPAAEWEPLPAGAGGEPIALRPRDAELVEGAGAETVRVLAELFPGLLPAGLERRPGLRVLEVARVPLGEVIDRLAGVERSPGWWWRLYDSLAGVDPDRLSGLPVPLADGRTTIGPRQVLLPLPGAEEETAVPAGPDGSVEPDTEAVPRHQALARLGLKVAHPEAAHPLLEKLGATPATPRAVLTTPQVRAAVAASLDDEERWDEAEDGLDAYELAETVLGLVRDAQLAPGDEPWLAALALPDDEGELAPAGELVFPGSDFEWVIREGELPPCDPELAARWGEQPLAAVGVLAGFTLVRAADVVLDPDELEPRDGDWAEPDDAGLLDAVDVWCEDVLDRLPESPVPPVATELVAVRDLDLVADDAWPQALAMLAKPPLRDALTTPVRVLLPDGTTETVRPYTAWWLRGHPVLEGRRPAGLRAAGSDPLLEGLYEPADATGFDDEQVLRALGVRTSVAALLDEPGGAAELLARLADPAREVTAAQLHAVYGLLADLDPEQVTLPDELRAVVDGEVRVVDAAEALVADAPDLLPLAAGRALLPVRPARAAELAELLQVRRLSEAFAHAAVDGEGELREVPDAVRVLLPGAPESYVEHEELVVDGVALDWRRTPDGVLHAATLEGVAAGLAWAAGHWHRRFEAAALLEDPTRTEELSRDRWFD; encoded by the coding sequence ATGGTGCGAGGCGCGGCCGAGGACGCGGACCCGTTCGGGACCGCGCGGCTGCGGCGCGGCGTGCTGGACGCGTGGTCCGCGTCGCCCGCCCGGTTCCGCGAGGACGCCAACGCCGAGGAGGACCTGGCGCTCGGCGGCTACCGCGACCGACTGGTGGTGGAGCTCGCCCAGAACGCCTCGGACGCCGCCGCCCGGGCCGGCGTCCCCGGCCGACTGCGGCTCACCCTGCACCCCGCGACGGGGGACGACCCCGCCGTTCTCGCGGCCGCCAACACCGGCGCCCCGCTGGACGCCGCGGGCGTGGAGTCGCTGGCCACTCTGCGGGCCTCCGCCAAGCGGGACGACGCGGCGGCGGACCTCGCCGTCGGCCGCTTCGGCGTCGGCTTCGCGGCGGTGCTCGCGGTGAGCGACGAGCCTGCGGTCGTGGGCCGCACCGGCGGGGTGCGCTGGTCGCTGGCGGAGGCCCGGGAGCTGGCCCGGGGCGCCGCCGAGGCCAGCTCGGGGCTGGCGGACGAACTGCGCCGGCGCGAGGACCATGTGCCGCTGCTGCGCCTGCCGCTGCCCGCCGAGGGCACCGCCCCTGAGAGCTATGACACCGTCGTGGTGCTGCCCCTACGGGACGCCGCCGCCGAGGATCTGACGCAGCGTCTACTCGCCGCCGTCGACGACGCCCTGCTGCTCACCCTGCCAGGACTGACCGAGGTGGTCGTCGCCACCCCGCAGTCCGTACGGACGCTGCGCCGCCGCCAGGACGGGCCGTACGCGGTCGTCGAGGACGAGACGGTTCCCGCCGCCGCCGCGGGAGCCGCCGCCTCGACCGCGGTGCGGCGTTGGCGCACCGAGCGGGCCGGCGGGCGGCTGGAGCAGGAACTGCTGGCCGACCGGCCGGTGGAGGAGCGGCTGCGCCCGGTGTGGTCGGTGACCTGGGCGGTTCCGGTGGACGCCGCGGGCGAGCCGGTGCGGCCGGAGACGGCCCCGGTGGTGCACGCGCCCACCCCCACCGACGAGGCGCTGGGCGTGCCGGCCCTGCTGATCGCGTCCTTCCCGCTGGAGCCCACCCGCCGTCACGCGGCCCCGGGGCCGCTCACCGACTTCCTGCTGGCGCGGGCCGGTGAGGCGTACGCGGGCCTGCTGCGCGAATGGCACCCGGTGAGCACCGGAACGCTCGACCTGGTGCCGGGACCGCTGGGGAAGGGCGAGCTCGACGGGCGGCTGCGCCAGGAGATCCTGCGCCATCTGCCCCATGTCCCCTTCCTGCCCAGCGCCGCGGCGCCGGCCGTGGGCGGCGACGAAACCGGCCGCGAGCTGTGGCCCGAGAGCGGGGACGCCTGGACCACCGGCCCGGCCGAGCCCGCCACGGCACCCCCGGCCCCGGAGGCGCCGGGCCTCTCTGGCGGCCCCGCCGCGGAGTGGGAGCCGCTGCCCGCGGGTGCCGGCGGCGAGCCGATCGCTCTGCGCCCGCGGGACGCGGAGCTGGTGGAGGGCGCGGGCGCGGAGACCGTACGGGTGCTGGCCGAGCTCTTCCCGGGGCTGCTGCCCGCCGGGCTGGAGCGCCGGCCGGGCTTGCGGGTGCTGGAGGTGGCGCGGGTCCCGCTGGGTGAGGTCATCGACCGGCTGGCGGGCGTGGAGCGTTCGCCGGGGTGGTGGTGGCGGCTGTACGACTCGCTGGCCGGGGTGGACCCGGACCGGCTGAGCGGGCTGCCGGTGCCGCTGGCGGACGGGCGCACCACCATCGGCCCGCGGCAGGTGCTGCTGCCGCTGCCGGGTGCCGAAGAGGAGACGGCGGTGCCGGCAGGCCCGGACGGGAGCGTCGAGCCGGACACCGAGGCCGTGCCCCGCCACCAGGCGCTGGCCCGGCTCGGGCTGAAGGTCGCGCACCCCGAGGCCGCCCACCCGCTGCTGGAGAAGCTCGGCGCGACCCCGGCCACCCCGCGGGCCGTGCTGACCACCCCTCAGGTGCGGGCCGCCGTCGCCGCCTCGCTCGACGACGAGGAGCGCTGGGACGAGGCCGAGGACGGCCTGGACGCGTACGAGCTGGCGGAGACCGTGCTGGGGCTTGTGCGCGACGCCCAGCTGGCCCCCGGCGACGAGCCGTGGCTGGCGGCGCTGGCGCTGCCGGACGACGAGGGCGAGCTGGCCCCCGCCGGTGAACTGGTCTTCCCGGGCAGCGACTTCGAATGGGTGATCCGCGAGGGCGAACTGCCGCCGTGCGACCCGGAGCTCGCCGCCCGCTGGGGCGAGCAGCCGCTGGCGGCGGTCGGCGTGCTGGCCGGGTTCACCCTGGTGCGCGCCGCCGATGTGGTGCTGGACCCGGACGAGCTGGAGCCGCGGGACGGCGACTGGGCGGAGCCCGACGACGCGGGGCTGCTGGACGCGGTGGACGTGTGGTGCGAGGACGTCCTGGACCGGCTGCCGGAGAGCCCGGTGCCGCCGGTGGCCACCGAGCTCGTCGCCGTGCGGGACCTGGACCTGGTGGCCGACGACGCCTGGCCGCAGGCGCTGGCGATGCTCGCCAAGCCGCCGCTGCGGGACGCGCTCACCACCCCGGTGCGGGTGCTGCTGCCGGACGGCACGACGGAGACGGTGCGCCCGTACACCGCCTGGTGGCTGCGCGGCCACCCGGTGCTGGAGGGGCGGCGGCCGGCCGGCCTGCGGGCGGCCGGGAGCGACCCACTGCTGGAGGGGCTGTACGAGCCGGCGGACGCGACCGGCTTCGACGACGAGCAGGTGCTGCGCGCGCTGGGCGTGCGCACCTCGGTGGCGGCGCTGCTGGACGAGCCGGGCGGCGCGGCCGAACTGCTGGCCCGGCTGGCCGACCCGGCCCGCGAGGTGACGGCCGCCCAGCTGCACGCCGTCTACGGGCTGCTGGCCGATCTCGACCCGGAGCAGGTCACCCTGCCGGACGAACTGCGGGCCGTGGTCGACGGCGAGGTGCGGGTGGTGGACGCGGCGGAGGCGCTGGTCGCCGACGCGCCGGACCTCCTTCCGCTGGCCGCCGGGCGGGCGCTGCTGCCGGTGCGGCCCGCGCGCGCGGCGGAGCTGGCGGAGCTGTTGCAGGTGCGGCGGTTGAGCGAGGCGTTCGCGCACGCCGCGGTGGACGGCGAGGGCGAGCTCCGGGAGGTCCCGGACGCGGTCCGAGTGCTGCTGCCGGGCGCGCCCGAGTCCTACGTCGAGCACGAGGAGCTCGTTGTCGACGGTGTCGCCCTCGACTGGCGGCGCACCCCCGACGGCGTGCTGCACGCCGCCACCCTCGAAGGCGTCGCCGCGGGGCTGGCCTGGGCGGCCGGCCACTGGCACCGCCGCTTCGAGGCCGCGGCCCTTCTGGAGGACCCCACCCGCACCGAAGAGCTCTCCCGGGACCGCTGGTTCGACTGA
- a CDS encoding SAM-dependent methyltransferase: protein MTSYGLRAEEIDTSKPHSARMYDYYLGGKTHYEVDQRAAEGVIAVWPEIRLIARTNRDFMQRATRWLAAEAGIRQFLDVGTGIPTEPNLHQIAQSLAPDARVVYVDHDPIVLTYATALLRSTPEGRTAFVHADLGRPRSIVEAPELREALDLSRPVALSLNAVMHFFADEADPYGIVAELVDALVPGSYLVLSHTALGSDPKIIERVTELYRKGGMTVVGRPLDQVVRFFDGLELIEPGVQMAHCWRPEPDKDPVELAKTKIDLFAGVARKR, encoded by the coding sequence ATGACTAGTTACGGGTTACGCGCGGAAGAGATCGACACCAGCAAGCCGCACTCCGCCCGGATGTACGACTACTACCTGGGCGGCAAGACCCACTACGAGGTCGACCAGCGGGCCGCCGAGGGCGTCATCGCCGTCTGGCCCGAGATCCGGCTGATCGCCCGGACCAACCGGGACTTCATGCAACGCGCCACGCGCTGGCTCGCCGCCGAAGCCGGCATCCGACAGTTCCTCGACGTCGGCACCGGCATCCCCACGGAGCCCAACCTCCACCAGATCGCGCAGAGTCTGGCCCCGGACGCCAGAGTCGTCTACGTGGACCACGACCCCATCGTGCTCACCTACGCCACCGCCCTGTTGCGCAGCACGCCCGAGGGCCGCACCGCCTTCGTCCACGCCGATCTCGGCAGGCCGCGGTCGATCGTCGAGGCGCCCGAGCTGCGCGAGGCCCTCGATCTGAGCCGGCCCGTGGCGCTCTCCCTCAACGCCGTGATGCATTTCTTCGCCGACGAGGCCGACCCCTACGGCATCGTCGCCGAGCTGGTCGACGCCCTCGTGCCCGGCAGCTATCTCGTCCTCTCCCACACCGCCCTCGGCTCCGATCCGAAGATCATCGAGCGGGTCACCGAGCTCTACCGCAAGGGCGGCATGACCGTCGTCGGCCGCCCGCTCGACCAGGTCGTCCGCTTCTTCGACGGCCTGGAACTGATCGAACCCGGCGTCCAGATGGCCCACTGCTGGCGCCCGGAACCCGACAAGGACCCGGTAGAGCTCGCCAAGACGAAGATCGACCTGTTCGCCGGGGTGGCCCGCAAACGGTGA
- a CDS encoding calcium-binding protein has product MRKRTSLAVLTAASAAVATVGLAAPAAQADGYGDTAITKVVVNGGKSVVVGTSGAKKFTVSVTAKDNSGIKKAEINLHGPASGFEQPTSKVTCKADNATTSTCSATFVVDPKVDLYDNKLAGTWYVYAWVDAEDGDFYTSEKVGSFKLQRESKLTVNASPEPVKKGKTLTVTGKLTRAHWDVFGDNKWVAHGNQSVKLEFRKKGAKTFTSVKTVKSASNGALKTTVKASADGDWRFNYAGNTSHSAVASAVDFVDVR; this is encoded by the coding sequence ATGCGCAAGCGCACCTCGCTCGCCGTACTCACCGCCGCCTCGGCGGCGGTGGCCACCGTCGGACTCGCCGCCCCGGCGGCCCAGGCGGATGGTTACGGCGACACGGCGATCACCAAGGTGGTCGTCAACGGCGGCAAGAGCGTCGTCGTGGGCACCAGCGGTGCCAAGAAGTTCACGGTCTCGGTGACGGCGAAGGACAACTCCGGCATCAAGAAGGCCGAGATCAACCTGCACGGCCCGGCGTCCGGTTTCGAGCAGCCGACCTCCAAGGTCACCTGCAAGGCGGACAACGCCACCACCTCGACCTGCTCGGCCACCTTCGTGGTGGACCCGAAGGTCGACCTGTACGACAACAAGCTCGCCGGCACCTGGTACGTCTACGCGTGGGTGGACGCCGAGGACGGCGACTTCTACACGAGCGAGAAGGTCGGCTCCTTCAAGCTGCAGCGTGAGTCCAAGCTGACGGTCAACGCCTCCCCGGAGCCGGTGAAGAAGGGCAAGACCCTCACCGTCACCGGCAAGCTGACCCGCGCCCACTGGGACGTCTTCGGCGACAACAAGTGGGTCGCGCACGGCAACCAGTCCGTGAAGCTGGAGTTCCGCAAGAAGGGCGCCAAGACCTTCACCTCCGTCAAGACGGTGAAGAGCGCGTCCAACGGCGCCCTGAAGACGACGGTCAAGGCGTCGGCGGACGGCGACTGGCGCTTCAACTACGCCGGCAACACCAGCCACTCGGCGGTCGCCTCCGCGGTGGACTTCGTCGACGTGCGCTGA